In Hevea brasiliensis isolate MT/VB/25A 57/8 chromosome 13, ASM3005281v1, whole genome shotgun sequence, a single genomic region encodes these proteins:
- the LOC131171997 gene encoding uncharacterized protein LOC131171997 — translation MGEENEIGVKLKEKKDECESESTSTKAKASKEANEEKEDKKKIEEKYVPPAPYKPPLPFPQRFHKAQLDKQFGKFLEVLKKLLEDYEIVALTEKCSALLQNKLPPKLKDPGSFSIPCHIRETSIERALCDLGASVSLMPLSICEKLKVGDLKPTTISLRLVVRSIKYPVGILENVPLKVGKFFILVDFIVLEMEEDVRTPIILGRPFLATAGANIDVKNGKLKLTVGEEEIEFNLFQHSKEPAVMNSCYRVDVIEHDLWLKLLN, via the exons ATGGGGGAAGAAAACGAAATTGGAGTAAagttgaaagaaaagaaagatgagTGTGAGAGTGAATCCACTTCAACTAAAGCTAAAGCTAGTAAGGAAGCAAATGAAGAGaaagaagataaaaagaaaatagaagagaaaTATGTGCCTCCTGCACCGTACAAGCCACCATTGCCCTTTCCTCAGAGGTTTCATAAAGCACAATTAGATAAGCAGTTTGGGAAATTCCTTGAAGTTttgaagaagtt GTTGGAAGATTATGAAATTGTTGCACTTACTGAGAAGTGCAGTGCTTTATTGCAGAACAAGCTCCCACCTAAGCTGAAAGATCCTGGaagtttttccataccatgtcacattagAGAAACAAGTATTGAGAGAGCATTATGTGACTTGGGGGCTAGTGTTAGCTTGATGCCACTTTCCATATGTGAGAAGTTAAAGGTTGGAGATCTAAAGCCCACAACTATTTCTTTGCGATTGGTAGTGAGATCTATAAAGTATCCAGTTGGGATTTTAGAGAATGTACCATTAAAAGTTGGGAAGTTTTTCATTCTAGTGGATTTTATTGTActagagatggaggaggatgtaagaACGCCCATCATACTTGGAAGGCCATTTTTAGCCACTGCAGGAGCTAATATAGATGTAAAGAATGGGAAATTGAAGTTGACAGTGGGGGAGGAGGAAATAGAGTTTAATTTATTCCAACATTCCAAGGAACCAGCTGTGATGAATTCTTGTTATAGGGTAGATGTTATAGAGCATGATCTTTGGCTGAAGTTACTAAACTAG
- the LOC131171998 gene encoding proline-rich receptor-like protein kinase PERK2 has translation MGIPSSLPTNPNPSPNPLLPQSPPPQTPPLPESPPPQSPPLPPSQTPTLIPPTPLSPQTEPQNETPIFDTQFPEPMPEPAPTQTKSKGKTKKAAGRLKKTPVGKRKRVPSVPFDLNSPPQPSSEPVSKRTRSSSQIPPPAVQTPVSQSPLNSPAAPVSSADNIEEDLKQTLVQQQSLDSRA, from the coding sequence ATGGGTATTCCATCCTCCCTAcccacaaaccctaaccccagccccAATCCGCTGCTCCCTCAGTCGCCACCACCGCAAACGCCGCCGCTACCTGAATCACCACCGCCTCAGTCACCACCACTACCCCCAAGCCAAACACCAACTCTCATTCCGCCGACCCCCCTCTCGCCACAAACTGAACCGCAAAATGAAACACCCATTTTCGACACTCAGTTCCCAGAACCAATGCCTGAACCTGCTCCTACTCAAACGAAGTCTAAAGGTAAAACTAAAAAGGCTGCAGGTAGACTCAAGAAAACCCCTGTCGGAAAACGAAAAAGAGTACCCTCTGTTCCTTTCGACCTAAACTCTCCACCTCAACCTTCCTCTGAACCGGTCAGCAAAAGGACTAGGTCCTCCTCGCAAATTCCACCACCAGCAGTCCAAACCCCTGTATCTCAGTCGCCCTTAAACTCCCCAGCAGCACCTGTGTCATCTGCCGATAATATAGAGGAG